A segment of the Arthrobacter sp. U41 genome:
CGCCTGTTCTACGCACAACCCAACTACGCGAACCCCACCGGAGCGCAATGGCCGGCCCGGCGTGGCGAACAGGTCCTGGATGTCGTACGTCAGAACGGCGCGTTCCTCGTCGAGGACGACTGGGCGCACGACTTCGGCATCACCACCACCCCCGTGCCCATTGCAGCCCGTGACGATTCCGGCCACGTTGTCTACCTCCGCTCACTGACCAAGAGCGTGTCCCCAGCCATCCGCGTAGCCGCCGTCATCGCCCGCGGCCCGGCGCGTGAACGCATCCTCGCCGATCGTGGAGCTGAATCGATGTACGTCAGCGGCCTCCTCCAGGCCGCAGCACTGGATGTCGTTACACAACCTGCTTGGCAGACCCACCTGCGCGGCCTCCGCCATCAGCTCCAATCACGCCGCGACCTGCTGCTCACCAGCCTCCGCCAGTATGCCCCGCAGGCCCACATCGACCACGTCCCAAAAGGAGGGCTCAACCTCTGGGCCCGCCTGCCCGACGGGACCGACCTTGAAAAGCTGGCCCGCGACTGCGAGGCCGCCGGGGTCATCATCGCCGCCGGCACCGAATGGTTCCCGGCCGAACCAGCAGGCCCATTCATCCGGCTCAACTACGCCGGGCCCAACCCCGCCGCCTTCCCGGAAGGTGCGCGCATCCTCGGCCAGTCCATCGAACGCAACAGCCCCTAAAATCAGGCACCAACGAAGAAGACGACCTCCGCAAGATCGCAGCTCACGTATTCGTGTCTTACGTGTAGTATGTTTTGTAATACACGACTAATGGAAGGAAAATTGGTGGCTACGATCACGGTGCGCATTGACGACGCAGTAAGGGACGCCTTGCAGGCTAAAGCGGAGGAGGAACACCAGACACTGAGCGACTTTGTTCGAGACCGTCTCCAGGACGCAGTGTTTGCATTCCGAGACGATGAACGGGGTAAGGGCGAGAGGGATAAGGAACTGGGACCTGACACGCTGTCCGCTCTCGACCGACACACTCTGTCACTCTTGCACCGAATTCTCGGTCGGGTTTTGCCCGAGGACGCGAACGACGTGGATGGTGACCGGGAGTACCAGCTTGAGCGGGCGAAAGTTCTTGAGCGTGGATTCACCAAGGAGTACTGGGTGGAGTTCGCCGGCCTTCGCCCCGAGTTGAGCCCACGCAACAGCGAGTTCGTCATGGACGTTCTCGAAATGTTCCGGATAGCGCTCTACAGCATCAACGATCTGCAGGAGCAGGGGGTAGTGATTGATGAATCGCTTCAGCGAGCACTGAGATTCGACGGTTTCGATCATAATGATGCGCTGGAAGGCCAGATGTCCGACTACGTGCGTTTCCTTGTGAAGGACGATAAGTGGACCCTGTCTGTCAGCATTGGGTGAGACACCGCCACTTTTCCCACTGACTCCTTAAGGGCGAGATTTGGAAACCGATTTCCTGTGACCACCGCACTTGCTTCCCCCACTGCCATCACCGATGGTGGAGCCATGGCCGATCCCGAAAAACCCAGGGCAGAGAGGCCCCTCCGCCGCTCCTTCACCCCGGGGGAGAAACTCTCGATCCTGGAAACCTACGAGTCCCTCGACGGACCCGGGGCCAAGGGCGCCTTCCTGCGCCGCGAGGGCTTGTTCTCCTCCCAGATCACCACCTGGCGCCGGGCCCGGGACGCCGTCGCCCTTACCGGCCTCGCCACCGCCGCCAGGCCCGCAAAGAAGCACAGCCCCGAGGCCCAGCTTGAGGCCATGAAGTCCCGCGCCGAACGGGCCGAAGCGAAACTCGCACGGACTGAGGAGGCGTTGAGCGTGATGGGAAAATTACACGCTCTCTTGGAGGGCATCTCCTCGAGAGCGGACAACGAGAAGCCGTGAGCGCCGCCGTGGACGGGGCCTTCGTCGGACTTGATGGGCTGTTGCCCGTAAGGGCCATCTGTGCCCTCACGGGACGGTCCCCGGCCACACACTACCGCTCTCTGGCCCCGAGGGTACACGGACCCAAACCCCGGCGCCCGGCACCGGTAAACAAGCTTGTGTTTCGTCAAGTTTAAGTAGGCCGTTTCAGCGCTAAGAATTAGGCCACGTCGGCTCTTTTCTGGTCCATTTCAGCGGTTGGCTATTTCATGAGGGCATTTTTGACCCGGTAGGACTCGCCGCGGAACTGCAGAAGCCGCCCGTGGTGGACCAATCTGTCAATGACGGCGGCGGCCATGTTGTCGTCTCCGAACACGGTGCCCCAGCGGGAAAACTCCAAATTTGTTGTGATGATCAGGCTTCGTTTTTCATACCCGTCCGCGATCACTTGGAAGAGTAGCCTGGCCCCTTCGGCGTCGATCGGGAGGTAGCCCAGCTCGTCGATGGCCAGGAGCCGGTTCTTGGCCAGGGAGGCCAGTTCCTTGTCGAGGCGGTCTTCGTCCTTGGCGCGGCGCAGCATCATGACCAGGGCGGAGGTGGTGAAGAACCTGGCGGGGATGCCCTGCCGGCAGGCGGCGGCCACCAGGGCGGTGGCCATGTGAGTTTTGCCGGTGCCCACGTCGCCGTAGAGGACCAGGTCCTGGGCCCGGTTGATGAAATCCAGGGATTCGAGAGGTCCGCGGCCGTAGTCCTCCGGGAACCTGACACTGCTGTAGTCGAACCCGGTGAGTGTTTTCATGGCCGGCAACCTTGCGGCCTTCAACAGCCGCTGGCGCCGTGACTCCTGCCGGGATTCGTGCTCGGCGACCAGCACCCCGTGCAGGTATTCACGTTGCTTCGGGGTGCCCTTCTCGGCCCAATCGGTCAACACGCTGCCGGTCAGCGAGGCGTGCTTGCCCGCCTCAAGGAGGTCCTGGACGGTGATCGTGCTCATGCTATTTCTCCTGTGGTGGTGTTCAGGGTGGTGAAGGTGTCATAGACGCTCAGGTCCACGTTCGTTGCCTCCGGTTCGGTGCCATCAGCCAGACGGCGGGCCAGCATGCCCAGCATGGCCATGTCCGGTGCATCCCCGCGCTGGATCAGGGTGTCGGCAGCGGCCACCGCGGCATCGAATCCCGCCACCGATGAGGCAGC
Coding sequences within it:
- a CDS encoding YfbU family protein, encoding MATITVRIDDAVRDALQAKAEEEHQTLSDFVRDRLQDAVFAFRDDERGKGERDKELGPDTLSALDRHTLSLLHRILGRVLPEDANDVDGDREYQLERAKVLERGFTKEYWVEFAGLRPELSPRNSEFVMDVLEMFRIALYSINDLQEQGVVIDESLQRALRFDGFDHNDALEGQMSDYVRFLVKDDKWTLSVSIG
- the istB gene encoding IS21-like element helper ATPase IstB, with product MSTITVQDLLEAGKHASLTGSVLTDWAEKGTPKQREYLHGVLVAEHESRQESRRQRLLKAARLPAMKTLTGFDYSSVRFPEDYGRGPLESLDFINRAQDLVLYGDVGTGKTHMATALVAAACRQGIPARFFTTSALVMMLRRAKDEDRLDKELASLAKNRLLAIDELGYLPIDAEGARLLFQVIADGYEKRSLIITTNLEFSRWGTVFGDDNMAAAVIDRLVHHGRLLQFRGESYRVKNALMK